From one Ignavibacteria bacterium genomic stretch:
- a CDS encoding SulP family inorganic anion transporter, with protein sequence MKRTIRYYRIMWLRYDLAAGLTVFLVALPLCLGIALASGAPLYSGLLSGVIGGLLVSVISGSQLAVSGPAAGLTTVVAASIVSLGDFRVFLLAVIVAGLFQVLLGILKLGTISNYFPSAVIKGMLAAIGVMLISKQIPIALGYDQPNFWTSGFLELFDLRNFEQNAHYFSDHISVGVIIISVLSLATLSLFNIQAIRKRFIVPSPLLVVVIGIVINLLVFVPSSGLVLKPTQLVRIPENVLANISFPDFSKLFSNTGILKDGIVIGLLASLETLLCIEATDKLDRRNRITPINRELVAQGIGNITCGMLGAIPITAVVVRGSANVDAGARTRLSAFTHGAYLLLAILLIPFVLNQIPYASLSAILILTGYNLAKPKLFINMWSLGLRQFIPFIVTIVGILVTDLLVGVSIGLLFSFYYIVQNNFKAEYRISETVDDGTDTYLIKLNTNVTFLNKVNLRKSLDRIPPDSRLTIDGTHCNFIDYDILEIISEYHGKAADRRIELTVKGVQRVNVTAVH encoded by the coding sequence ATGAAGCGGACCATCAGATATTATCGGATAATGTGGCTTAGGTATGATTTAGCGGCAGGCCTGACTGTCTTCCTGGTTGCCCTTCCGCTGTGCCTGGGTATCGCTCTTGCTTCTGGGGCTCCACTGTACTCCGGACTGCTGTCAGGTGTGATTGGCGGACTCTTGGTGTCCGTGATCAGCGGATCACAACTCGCAGTCTCGGGGCCTGCTGCAGGCCTGACCACCGTTGTGGCTGCCTCCATTGTCTCACTCGGCGATTTTAGAGTCTTTCTGCTTGCCGTGATCGTAGCTGGCCTATTCCAGGTACTGCTTGGTATCCTAAAATTAGGTACTATTTCCAACTACTTCCCGTCGGCTGTTATCAAGGGGATGTTGGCCGCCATCGGTGTCATGCTCATCTCTAAACAGATACCAATCGCCCTTGGTTACGATCAGCCTAATTTTTGGACCAGTGGGTTTCTTGAACTTTTTGACCTGCGAAACTTTGAACAAAACGCACACTACTTTAGTGACCACATTTCGGTTGGCGTTATCATCATCAGCGTGCTATCGCTTGCTACTCTTTCTCTGTTCAATATACAGGCTATTCGAAAGCGCTTTATCGTTCCGTCGCCACTCCTGGTTGTGGTAATTGGTATCGTTATTAATCTGCTTGTGTTTGTACCTTCGTCAGGATTGGTCCTTAAACCAACTCAACTCGTACGTATCCCTGAAAATGTGCTTGCCAACATCTCGTTCCCTGATTTTTCAAAGCTGTTTTCTAATACCGGTATCCTCAAGGATGGTATTGTAATCGGATTGCTCGCTTCGCTCGAAACCTTGCTATGTATCGAAGCAACCGACAAGCTGGACAGGCGAAACCGTATTACTCCGATCAACCGCGAGCTTGTCGCTCAGGGCATTGGCAATATTACCTGCGGTATGCTGGGAGCTATACCCATCACAGCAGTTGTGGTTCGTGGATCTGCAAATGTCGACGCCGGTGCACGCACCAGACTGTCTGCTTTTACCCATGGAGCCTACCTTCTGCTTGCCATTCTGCTGATCCCGTTTGTACTTAATCAAATTCCATACGCCTCGCTGTCCGCTATTCTAATACTAACAGGCTACAACCTTGCAAAGCCAAAGTTGTTTATCAATATGTGGAGTCTGGGATTACGACAGTTTATTCCATTTATCGTGACTATTGTCGGAATTCTGGTCACTGACCTGCTTGTCGGCGTGTCTATCGGTTTACTGTTCTCGTTCTACTACATTGTCCAAAACAACTTCAAAGCCGAATACCGAATTAGCGAAACTGTTGATGATGGCACCGATACCTACCTGATAAAACTCAATACGAACGTCACCTTCCTGAATAAGGTAAATCTTCGAAAATCGCTGGATCGTATTCCACCAGATAGCAGACTTACCATTGATGGTACGCACTGCAATTTTATCGACTACGATATCCTTGAGATTATCAGCGAATACCATGGTAAAGCCGCCGACCGCCGCATTGAACTCACTGTAAAAGGGGTTCAGCGCGTTAATGTGACTGCTGTACACTAA
- a CDS encoding Hsp20 family protein, translating to MMSIIKVDPFRTFDSLARRVNEAFGDVQRTGITFEMGDFTPRVDVAESETSLTFHAELPGIPKDNVKITVTDGNILTIRGEKKREDKQEGKNFMRVERSYGSFARTFTLPDNLNTDAIKASFDNGVLNIEIPKVEPAKPRETEVTIQ from the coding sequence ATGATGAGTATCATAAAGGTTGATCCGTTCCGCACATTCGATTCACTTGCACGTCGTGTAAACGAAGCATTTGGCGATGTTCAACGCACCGGTATTACGTTCGAGATGGGTGATTTTACACCGCGGGTTGACGTTGCCGAATCTGAAACTTCACTCACGTTTCATGCCGAGTTACCAGGCATTCCCAAAGACAATGTTAAAATCACGGTAACCGATGGTAATATCCTTACCATTCGCGGCGAAAAAAAACGTGAAGACAAGCAGGAGGGTAAAAACTTCATGCGCGTTGAGCGCAGCTACGGTAGTTTTGCACGCACCTTTACACTGCCCGACAATCTGAATACCGATGCAATAAAGGCTTCGTTCGACAACGGAGTCCTTAACATCGAGATCCCGAAGGTGGAACCAGCAAAACCCAGGGAAACCGAAGTTACTATTCAGTAA
- the dnaK gene encoding molecular chaperone DnaK: protein MGKIIGIDLGTTNSVVAVMEGTQPVVIANAEGMRTTPSVVAFTKSGERLVGQAAKRQAVTNPHNTVYSIKRFMGRQMNEISDESKSVPYKIVAGDNNTARVDIDGRHYSPPEISAMILQKMKQTAEDYLGEKITEAVITVPAYFNDSQRQATKDAGEIAGLTVRRIINEPTAAALAYGLDKKGHNQTVAVYDLGGGTFDISILEIGEGVFEVKSTNGDTQLGGDNFDQRLIDYLATEFQKQEGIDLRKDPMALQRLREAAEKAKIELSQMLQTDVNLPFVTATQEGPKHLNINITRATFEQLCADLFDRSLKPVEAALRDANLTPSQIDEVILVGGSTRIPKIQELVKNFLGKEPSRGVNPDEVVAVGAAIQGGVLAGDVKDVLLLDVTPLSLGIETMGSVMTPMIPANTTIPHRKTETFSTASDSQPSVEIHILQGERPMAADNKTLGKFHLDGIPPAPRGVPQIEVTFDIDANGILSVTAKDKATNKEQNIRITGSSGLDKSEVERMKREAQDHAAEDKKRKEEIELRNQADALVYSTEKQLKDFDDKLDIDTRDRIIKAKDRLADSVKNNPADIRAAMDALNEIWSEASTKMYQDVSNAQAQQPEQSANTTADNNDGSNVEDADYTVVDDDKGKQ from the coding sequence ATGGGTAAAATAATAGGAATCGACCTGGGAACCACCAACTCGGTAGTTGCCGTTATGGAGGGCACACAGCCTGTGGTGATTGCAAATGCCGAAGGTATGCGCACCACACCATCCGTTGTGGCTTTTACCAAGAGCGGTGAGCGCCTGGTTGGTCAGGCTGCTAAACGTCAGGCAGTCACAAACCCGCACAACACCGTGTACTCCATTAAACGGTTCATGGGCAGGCAGATGAACGAAATCTCCGATGAATCTAAGTCTGTACCATACAAAATCGTAGCGGGTGACAACAACACTGCCCGTGTGGATATTGACGGACGTCACTACTCACCGCCCGAAATCAGCGCCATGATTCTGCAAAAGATGAAACAGACGGCCGAAGATTATCTGGGTGAAAAAATCACTGAAGCCGTGATAACTGTTCCGGCATACTTTAACGACTCGCAACGCCAGGCTACCAAGGATGCCGGCGAGATTGCTGGCCTTACGGTACGCCGCATCATTAACGAGCCAACGGCTGCTGCCCTGGCATACGGACTTGATAAAAAAGGTCACAATCAAACAGTTGCCGTGTACGATCTTGGCGGCGGAACGTTCGATATCTCGATTCTGGAAATCGGCGAAGGCGTGTTCGAAGTTAAAAGTACCAACGGCGATACCCAGCTGGGGGGCGACAACTTTGATCAGCGCCTGATAGACTACCTTGCAACCGAGTTTCAAAAACAGGAAGGTATCGACCTGCGGAAAGATCCGATGGCCCTGCAACGTTTGCGCGAGGCTGCCGAAAAAGCTAAAATTGAACTCAGCCAGATGCTACAAACCGATGTGAATCTGCCGTTCGTAACGGCTACACAGGAAGGGCCAAAGCACCTGAACATCAACATCACCCGTGCTACCTTTGAACAGTTGTGCGCCGATTTGTTCGACAGGTCACTCAAACCCGTTGAAGCTGCTCTCCGCGATGCCAACCTTACACCGTCGCAAATCGACGAAGTGATTCTGGTAGGGGGCTCAACCAGAATTCCCAAAATCCAGGAACTGGTAAAGAACTTCCTTGGCAAGGAACCGTCACGTGGCGTTAACCCCGACGAAGTTGTGGCCGTTGGCGCTGCTATCCAGGGCGGTGTGCTGGCAGGCGATGTGAAGGATGTGCTCCTTCTGGACGTTACACCCCTGTCTCTGGGTATCGAAACCATGGGCAGTGTGATGACACCGATGATCCCGGCAAATACAACCATTCCACACCGGAAAACCGAGACCTTCTCTACTGCAAGTGATAGTCAGCCAAGCGTTGAAATTCACATTCTGCAAGGGGAACGTCCAATGGCTGCCGACAACAAGACTCTCGGCAAGTTTCACCTTGATGGAATTCCGCCGGCACCACGCGGTGTTCCCCAAATCGAAGTAACCTTTGATATCGATGCAAACGGTATCCTGAGTGTTACCGCAAAGGATAAGGCAACAAACAAAGAACAAAACATTCGTATCACAGGCTCAAGCGGCTTGGATAAGTCCGAAGTTGAACGGATGAAACGTGAAGCACAAGACCATGCTGCAGAAGACAAGAAGCGTAAGGAAGAAATCGAACTCCGCAACCAGGCCGATGCCCTGGTGTACAGTACCGAGAAACAGCTTAAAGATTTCGATGATAAATTAGACATCGATACTCGCGACCGCATTATCAAGGCCAAGGACAGGCTGGCCGATTCCGTAAAGAATAATCCTGCGGATATCCGAGCCGCAATGGATGCACTGAACGAGATCTGGAGCGAAGCTTCCACCAAGATGTATCAGGACGTTAGTAATGCCCAGGCCCAGCAGCCTGAACAAAGCGCCAACACCACTGCCGATAACAACGATGGCAGCAATGTGGAAGACGCTGACTACACCGTTGTTGACGATGATAAGGGCAAACAATAG